Proteins encoded together in one Vibrio lentus window:
- a CDS encoding VOC family protein, with the protein MEISHLDHLVLTVKDLTVTVDFYQRVLGMKPIQFGEGRLALSFGSQKINLHQRGNEFEPKAQHVQAGSADLCFITNTPMAKAIEHIEAQGVTIEEGPVQRTGATGKIVSVYVRDPDGNLIEISNY; encoded by the coding sequence TTGGAAATCAGTCATTTAGATCACTTGGTGTTAACCGTTAAAGACTTAACCGTGACGGTGGATTTTTATCAGCGCGTGTTAGGCATGAAACCCATCCAATTTGGAGAAGGTCGCTTAGCGTTATCGTTTGGCAGCCAAAAGATAAATCTTCATCAACGAGGTAATGAGTTCGAACCAAAAGCGCAGCACGTGCAAGCGGGTAGTGCTGACCTTTGTTTTATCACCAATACACCAATGGCAAAGGCGATAGAACATATTGAAGCTCAAGGAGTCACTATAGAAGAAGGGCCAGTACAACGAACAGGTGCGACGGGGAAAATTGTCTCCGTTTATGTTCGAGACCCTGATGGCAATCTGATTGAGATTTCGAATTACTAG
- a CDS encoding LysE family translocator, translating into MSLEGAVTFFIAMFIFGITPGPGVFAILARGMVHGWRKCITLSLGMICSDLIYLVLACFGLATIADNWSFAFEVIRYVGAAYLIYLGYKMFKSLPEVQGSAELAAKQSQKSALASFAQGFLISASNPKVILFYISFLPTFVDLTVLRSQDIILVSVLASVALMSGLMLIALGAGRMSALLKTPRAHRRLNQSAGGIMIAAGSYLAINR; encoded by the coding sequence ATGTCACTAGAAGGGGCTGTTACATTCTTTATTGCCATGTTTATATTTGGTATTACTCCGGGGCCTGGCGTATTCGCTATTTTGGCTCGCGGTATGGTTCACGGATGGCGTAAATGCATCACTCTTTCGTTAGGCATGATATGCAGTGACCTTATTTATCTTGTTTTAGCCTGTTTTGGCCTAGCGACGATTGCTGATAATTGGTCTTTTGCGTTTGAGGTGATTCGCTACGTTGGTGCGGCTTATTTGATTTACTTGGGCTACAAGATGTTTAAGAGTCTGCCTGAAGTGCAAGGTTCAGCGGAGCTCGCTGCCAAACAAAGTCAGAAATCGGCACTCGCGAGTTTCGCACAAGGCTTTTTGATCTCCGCATCAAATCCTAAAGTAATTCTGTTTTATATTTCGTTCTTACCGACTTTCGTTGATCTGACGGTTTTACGTTCACAAGATATCATCTTGGTGTCCGTTTTAGCATCTGTTGCGCTGATGTCTGGTTTAATGTTGATTGCTTTGGGCGCGGGCAGAATGTCTGCGTTACTTAAAACGCCACGCGCACATAGAAGATTAAACCAAAGTGCTGGTGGAATAATGATTGCAGCTGGATCTTATCTCGCGATAAACAGATAA
- a CDS encoding delta-class carbonic anhydrase has product MKNKSAFLSVAMVMLAAQANASEGSHESVADSVIAEQRANLSENTQGKGFGPQAPRDLGSLEGTNARLFSDAPDSTAMNLCNIHFHKNAEHKGGEFTQYAGNGDGKGFQSGFKYTGKLSSAELKPFEGKVCPSDHGSLYSGDTIEVHYVYSTAQVEPGETLGACFNDAITNPQLRVETQVYVLVNDDQALDFEALAKHSKVNGLHQAPNIPQDTGSAIQYAGSTTGPGYNEQGSPFQVTWSVRPQVAKVNIATVGNWCEGNDFNEDHAHGVRNIVVNPELLSPIAN; this is encoded by the coding sequence ATGAAGAATAAGAGTGCATTTTTAAGCGTCGCGATGGTTATGTTAGCTGCTCAAGCGAACGCATCTGAGGGGAGCCATGAGTCTGTAGCAGACAGTGTTATCGCTGAGCAAAGAGCGAATCTATCTGAAAATACTCAAGGAAAAGGTTTTGGCCCACAAGCTCCTCGTGACTTGGGTTCACTTGAGGGTACTAATGCTCGCCTGTTTTCGGATGCGCCAGATTCAACAGCCATGAACTTATGTAATATTCACTTCCATAAGAACGCAGAGCATAAAGGTGGCGAGTTTACTCAATACGCTGGTAACGGTGATGGAAAAGGTTTCCAGAGTGGCTTTAAATACACAGGCAAGCTAAGTTCTGCTGAGCTGAAACCATTTGAGGGAAAGGTTTGTCCGAGCGATCATGGTTCTTTGTATTCGGGCGACACCATCGAGGTGCATTACGTGTATTCAACCGCACAAGTCGAACCGGGTGAAACGCTTGGCGCTTGCTTCAACGATGCGATTACCAATCCGCAATTGCGTGTAGAAACCCAAGTTTACGTATTAGTGAATGACGACCAAGCACTCGATTTTGAAGCACTGGCTAAGCACTCTAAAGTCAACGGTTTGCACCAAGCTCCAAACATTCCACAAGATACCGGTTCAGCGATTCAATACGCAGGTTCTACAACGGGCCCAGGTTACAATGAACAAGGTTCGCCATTCCAAGTGACTTGGAGTGTGCGTCCACAAGTGGCGAAAGTGAATATCGCGACGGTTGGTAACTGGTGTGAAGGAAACGATTTTAACGAAGACCATGCACACGGTGTGAGAAATATAGTCGTAAACCCTGAACTGTTGTCACCAATAGCTAACTAG